Proteins encoded in a region of the Ptychodera flava strain L36383 chromosome 4, AS_Pfla_20210202, whole genome shotgun sequence genome:
- the LOC139132144 gene encoding TNF receptor-associated factor 2-like, whose protein sequence is MNVPLTLFPVLKHQLVKAMSGYARDLFQEQLPEKYLCNTCHGVLREAVQTFCGHRYCRQCFGEMIKEGSSNVCIACEREGVLDSLISFDEMYNDRAIRRELNEQRVRCLNKGCGWTGFFRDYENHVTICPFEMISCIKSGCNDKFCGKI, encoded by the exons ATGAACGTTCCGTTAACGCTGTTCCCAGTATTAAAACATCAGCTGGTAAAAGCCATGTCAGGCTATGCAAGAGATCTATTTCAGGAACAACTTCCTGAAAAGTATCTGTGTAATACATGCCATGGCGTATTACGTGAGGCAGTACAGACATTCTGTGGACATCGATACTGTAGGCAGTGCTTTGGAGAGATGATAAA GGAAGGTTCCAGCAATGTCTGTATCGCCTGTGAAAGAGAAGGTGTACTGGATTCTTTGATCAGCTTTGATGAG ATGTACAACGACAGAGCAATACGAAGAGAACTCAACGAACAGAGAGTGCGATGCCTGAACAAAGGATGTGGATGGACTGGATTCTTCAGGGACTATGAAAAT CACGTTACAATTTGTCCCTTTGAGATGATATCTTGCATCAAAAGTGGCTGCAACGACAAATTCTGCGGGAAAATCTAG
- the LOC139132146 gene encoding TNF receptor-associated factor 2-like — protein MVQSLQKKHTKDKEIIESFERKIKAQDRIIATKDVALAEQDIRIQALEMSSYDGVLVWKISDFTRKRNDAMSGRTTSIYSPCFYTSRHGYKMCARVYLNGDGMGKGNHVSLFFVIMKGPFDALLRWPFRQKVTFMWLDQNNREHVIDAFRPDPTSTSFKRPQNDLNIASGCPLFLPLPMLDSPRHAYVKDDVAFIKIFVDVSDLN, from the coding sequence ATGGTACAGTCACTGCAGAAGAAACACACAAAAGACAAAGAGATCATTGAAAGTTTCGAAAGGAAAATAAAAGCTCAAGACAGAATCATCGCTACCAAAGATGTCGCCTTGGCCGAACAGGATATCAGAATTCAAGCTTTAGAAATGTCTTCGTATGACGGAGTCTTGGTTTGGAAGATCTCCGACTTCACTCGTAAACGAAACGATGCAATGAGCGGACGAACTACATCCATCTACTCTCCATGTTTCTATACGAGTCGCCACGGTTACAAAATGTGTGCTCGAGTTTACCTGAATGGAGATGGGATGGGCAAGGGTAATCACGTGTCACTGTTCTTTGTCATCATGAAGGGACCCTTTGATGCTCTTCTTCGCTGGCCATTCAGACAGAAGGTCACCTTCATGTGGCTGGACCAGAACAACAGAGAACACGTCATCGATGCATTCAGACCTGATCCTACTTCGACTTCTTTTAAGAGACCACAGAACGATTTGAATATTGCCAGCGGATGTCCCCTCTTTCTGCCATTACCGATGTTGGATAGTCCACGTCATGCTTACGTAAAGGATGACGTCGCattcattaaaatatttgtgGATGTTTCTGATTTGAATTGA
- the LOC139131102 gene encoding TNF receptor-associated factor 2-like — MRVFACPHCDEEITHADQEDHFSQCPGYPVPCQFCEQTVSRQQIKEHEDPEKGDCERTIDFCEFHNIGCKEMVPKNKMAEHRRNFIGNHLLLLMRTVIPFLGMIQTMESDSNDVKNLKSAVENHGKKISEIEDGRKKLEQTVKEVVTLRNDSDNKNGYHEQKSTIGKLENLLEELKNSFVILGTKMSTSEGVIAVLDNQLEQTTEMVQSLQKKHTKDKEIIESLERKVKAQDRIIATKDVALAEQDIRIQALEMSSYDGVLVWKISDFTRKRNDAMSGRTTSIYSPCFYTSRHGYKMCARVYLNGDGMGKGNHVSLFFDIMKGPFDALLRWPFRQKVTFMWLDQNNREHVIDAFRPDPTSTSFQRPKNDLNIASGCPLFLPLAMLDSPRHAYVKDDIAFIKIFVDVSDLN; from the exons ATGCGAGTGTTCGCATGCCCACACTGTGACGAAGAAATCACACACGCCGACCAAGAG GACCATTTCAGTCAATGTCCCGGCTATCCAGTGCCTTGCCAGTTCTGCGAGCAAACAGTCTCCCGCCAGCAG ATAAAAGAACATGAGGATCCTGAGAAAGGTGATTGTGAAAGAACGATTGATTTCTGTGAATTTCACAATATCGGGTGCAAAGAAATG GTTccgaaaaacaaaatggcggagCACAGACGCAATTTCATTGGAAACCATCTTCTCTTGTTGATGCGAACTGTTATTCCATTCCTTGGAATGATACAAACGATGGAAAGTGATTCCAACGATGTGAAGAATTTAAAATCGGCCGTTGAAAATCATGGGAAGAAGATTTCTGAAATTGAAGATGGTAGAAAGAAGCTTGAGCAGACTGTGAAGGAAGTGGTGACCCTGAGGAATGACAGTGAcaataaaaatggatatcacGAACAAAAGAGCACCATCGGAAAACTTGAAAATCTTCTAGAGGAACTGAAGAATTCGTTCGTGATTCTCGGCACTAAAATGTCCACCAGTGAGGGCGTTATCGCTGTTCTTGATAACCAGCTAGAGCAGACAACAGAGATGGTGCAGTCACTGCAGAAGAAACACAcaaaagacaaagaaatcaTTGAAAGTTTGGAAAGGAAAGTGAAAGCTCAAGACAGAATCATCGCTACCAAAGATGTCGCCTTGGCTGAACAGGATATCAGAATTCAAGCTTTGGAAATGTCTTCGTATGATGGAGTCTTGGTTTGGAAAATCTCCGACTTCACTCGTAAACGAAACGATGCAATGAGCGGACGAACTACATCCATCTACTCTCCATGTTTCTATACAAGTCGCCACGGTTACAAGATGTGTGCTCGAGTTTATCTGAATGGAGACGGAATGGGGAAGGGTAATCACGTGTCATTGTTTTTTGATATTATGAAGGGACCCTTTGATGCTCTTCTTCGCTGGCCATTCAGACAGAAGGTCACCTTCATGTGGCTGGACCAGAACAACAGAGAACACGTCATCGATGCATTCAGACCTGATCCCACGTCCACCTCTTTCCAAAGACCAAAGAACGATTTGAATATTGCCAGCGGATGTCCCCTATTTCTGCCATTAGCGATGTTGGATAGTCCACGCCATGCTTATGTAAAGGATGACATCGcgttcattaaaatatttgtgGACGTTTCTgatttaaattga
- the LOC139132145 gene encoding TNF receptor-associated factor 2-like, translating to MRVLACPHCKEEITHAEQEIDQHVDPQNGDCERKLVHCEFREVGCTAMVPKKNMADHRHGSLGNHLLMLMQTFIPFLGMIQTIDSDSKDVRELKSAVERQGNKISEIEDERKNLEQTVKELVTLKNDNHNKVCA from the exons ATGCGAGTGTTAGCTTGTCCTCACTGTAAAGAGGAAATCACTCACGCGGAGCAGGAG ATAGATCAACATGTAGACCCTCAAAATGGCGACTGTGAAAGAAAACTAGTACACTGTGAATTTCGGGAAGTCGGTTGCACTGCAATG GTGCCTAAGAAGAATATGGCGGATCATAGACACGGTTCCCTGGGAAACCATCTCCTCATGTTGATGCAAACCTTTATTCCATTCCTGGGAATGATACAAACAATTGATAGCGATTCCAAAGATGTGCGAGAATTGAAATCGGCCGTTGAACGTCAAGGAAATAAGATTTCTGAAATTGAAGATGAAAGGAAGAATCTTGAGCAGACTGTGAAGGAATTGGTGACCTTGAAGAATGACAATCACAATAAAGTGTGTGCATAG